A single region of the Chelonoidis abingdonii isolate Lonesome George chromosome 23, CheloAbing_2.0, whole genome shotgun sequence genome encodes:
- the LOC142045886 gene encoding LOW QUALITY PROTEIN: uncharacterized protein LOC142045886 (The sequence of the model RefSeq protein was modified relative to this genomic sequence to represent the inferred CDS: deleted 1 base in 1 codon): MSTAHSPWSCCWPWHPSGWSFLPLPLGGQAHGEVGSAGLAFSTVQHCGKHLLKRNAQDRDVKLGQDPGKGAGLSKRPVLASFSHQLPPGWCRSQSADKPASSPTTAEPSGERGSQRPAPERTMTAKNVWEPVGLGLAFLLLALETTVTGSASHSCYGIPGLPGTPGMPGKDGRDGLKGVKGEPGIPAIPGTRGPKGEKGDPGIPGLPGKTGPMGPPGTWGEPGEQGQPGSPGLPGNYKQKHQSAFSVMRQTGKYPDKNAPVVFNHAITNLSEDYNTTSGKFTCRVPGLYYFVFHTSQTANLCVNMYQNRQKVASFCDHMSNTKQVSSGGLLLRMDAGHQLWLAVNDYNGMVGIAGSDSIFSGFLLFPD, translated from the exons ATGAGcactgcacacagcccctggtcctgctgctggccctggcaCCCCTCGGGGTGGTCCTTCCTGCCCTTGCCCCTTGGTGGCCAGGCCCATGGCGAGGTGGGAAGTGCTGGCTTGGCATTTAGCACTGTCCAGCATTGCGGAAAACACTTGCTCAAAAGAAATGCCCAGGACAGGGATGTGAAACTTGGCCAGGATCCCGGCAAAGGGGCT GGTCTTTCCAAGAGGCCTGTCCTGGCCTCCTTCAGCCACCAACTTCCTCCTGGCTGGTGTCGCAGTCAGAGCGCTGACAAGCCAGCCAGCAGCCCCACCACAGCAGAGCCCTCCGGAGAGCGCGGGAGCCAgcgccctgccccagagag GACAATGACGGCCAAGAACGTCTGGGAACCAGTGGGCCTGGGCCTAGCCTTTCTCCTCCTGGCGCTGGAGACCACTGTGACAGGCAGTGCTTCCCACAGCTGCTATGGGATCCCTGGGCTGCCTGGCACACCTGGTATGCCTGGCAAGGATGGCAGAGATGGGCTGAAAGGAGTCAAAGGTGAACCAG GCATTCCGGCCATTCCTGGAACCCGAGGGCCtaagggggagaaaggagaccCTGGCATCCCCGGCCTGCCAGGAAAAACTGGTCCCATGGGTCCCCCTGGCACCTGGGGAGAGCCAGGCGAGCAAGGCCAGCCTGGGAGCCCTGGCCTGCCGGGCAATTACAAGCAGAAGCACCAGTCGGCCTTCTCAGTAATGAGGCAGACCGGGAAGTACCCGGACAAGAACGCCCCTGTGGTGTTCAACCATGCCATCACCAACCTCAGCGAGGACTACAACACCACCTCGGGCAAGTTCACCTGCCGCGTGCCCGGCCTCTACTACTTCGTCTTCCACACCTCCCAGACCGCCAACCTCTGTGTCAACATGTACCAGAACCGGCAGAAGGTGGCCAGCTTCTGCGACCACATGTCCAACACCAAGCAGGTCAGCTCCGGGGGCCTCCTGCTGCGCATGGACGCCGGGCACCAGCTCTGGCTGGCAGTCAATGACTACAACGGCATGGTGGGCATCGCTGGCTCTGACAGCATCTTTTCCGGCTTCCTGCTTTTCCCAGATTAG
- the C1QA gene encoding complement C1q subcomponent subunit A: MAGRFWLAASTLAMILGMAVTQDVCQAPPGKDGYPGVPGLNGRPGQKGDTGEPGLPGRKSGIRGPKGDEGEPGPPGMPGNQGYRGPNGSPGLLGPPGRRGDKGMSGNIKDQPRPAFSASRKNPRTRGNVVVFDNVITDQDRTYNAETGQFTCRVPGVYYFAFQVISSGNLCLSLIRNERKELGVCDSNSRGILQVNSGSGVLQLAKNDQVWLESDPRQGNRVYDGTEADSVFSGFLLFPENQ, encoded by the exons ATGGCTGGCAGATTCTGGCTGGCAGCCAGCACCCTGGCCATGATCCTGGGCATGGCAGTAACTCAGGACGTGTGTCAAGCACCGCCCGGCAAAGACGGTTACCCTGGAGTACCAGGCCTCAACGGGAGGCCAGGGCAGAAAGGCGACACAGGCGAGCCAG GGTTACCGGGAAGAAAGTCGGGAATCCGGGGACCCAAAGGTGATGAAGGGGAACCTGGACCTCCTGGCATGCCTGGGAACCAGGGCTACAGGGGGCCAAATGGTTCCCCCGGGCTCCTAGGGCcgccggggaggaggggagacaaaGGCATGTCTGGCAATATCAAGGATCAGCCCCGGCCCGCCTTCTCGGCCTCCAGGAAGAACCCCCGCACCAGAGGGAACGTCGTGGTCTTTGACAATGTCATCACCGACCAGGACAGAACCTACAACGCCGAGACGGGCCAGTTCACCTGCCGCGTGCCCGGCGTCTACTACTTTGCCTTCCAGGTGATCTCCAGCGGGAACCTCTGCCTCAGCCTCATCCGCAATGAGAGAAAGGAGTTGGGCGTCTGCGACAGCAACAGCCGTGGCATCCTGCAGGTGAACTCAGGGAGTGGCGTGCTCCAGCTGGCCAAGAACGACCAGGTCTGGCTCGAGAGCGACCCCCGCCAAGGCAACCGGGTGTACGACGGCACCGAGGCCGACAGCGTCTTCAGCGGCTTCCTGCTTTTCCCTGAGAACCAGTGA